The stretch of DNA TAATTTTCTTGAGGGGTGGCATTGAACACTCAAGGAATATATCATTATCTTGGTGGTGGTAGGAAACCTCAACTGGAATGCATATTTACTTCTTGAGTGTTATCTCAAAAAAGAAATCACATTTTCTTTGGTAGTATTTGAAACCGTCATTATAATTCCATATATTTCTTGAGTGTTGTTACAACTTGCCAAGATAATTCCATTTTCTCGGGCATCGAAACCGGCAAGGTGTAATTCCATATTTCCTTGTGTTATTACAAAAATGACTAAGGTAATTCAAATTTTCCATGGGGGTAACTAGGAACAGCCAAGGAAGTAACAATTTCCTTATTTGCAAACCCTCAAGTAAATTATTGTAGTTGCCAAGAAAAAAGTGCTCATTTGCCCACCAATATAATAGACTTATTAGAAGCTTGTAGTTAGACATTACATTTTATAGATACAAACGCTCCCTTGACATGTTTGTATGGTATTTTCTTGGTACAGTAAGCCAATGAAGGGTATACTTTTGAGTTGTTGTATATGCAGTAGAGAACGTGTACTTGGTACTTAGCTTAAGATGTCTATTTAACTTTTATACCTACCGTGCAAATTTGCAATATACCAATATTGGATGAAGACAAGCTTAtgccaaagttgtagagctcaaagagatctttttttttgtgattGGTGACTTTTCATTTGAAACCATTTAATGACCAGAAATATGGTTAACTTCTCTGCAGAGTTTCGAATTTTTCAATCGTTGAGATATGAAACTTTTAAATTCGAAGTTTTTTTATGTAAAATCATTTGGGGTCTCGAGTGTTAATTATAAGATTCACCAAGGtgaataaaaaaaaggaaagaatcgttttcttattcaaaaaatgacTTTGGGTGGATTGGTAGGCGAAGTTCATGTAtggcaaattttttttttacaaagccCCAATTTTTCCTACACGATGGAGCAGAATGGAGGATGAATTGTGGCCTTGTGGGTATGGCCAGCCGGCACAGCTTTGGTGGCATCTGAACTGAAGTCGGCCTTCTCTCTTGAATGCGGAGAACTAGAAGCGCAAATTGTGTAGATTGTTGGATGTCAACTTTTGAATAGTACGGTTGCTATGCCAATTCTGGACATGGTCGATCATCGTGCATGGGGATTGTAATTTGTAACCTAGTAGTaggtagaaaaaaatattattgaatgGCTGAtagatttggctgataagcttaataaggcctgtttagatttgaaattttttggcccaAAGAGAAAAAATTTTGTGGAATTGGAGCGTGAGAACTAAACGGGGCTAAAAAATTTTGGGGGCTAAAATTTTAGGCTACAACTGTGCACGCACTCCCATAGAAGCTCACCAATGACAACTGCAACTGCATGCAGCCCAAGCTGTCATTGGTGGGCTTCCATAAGAGTGCGTGCACAGTTGCAGCCTAAAATTTTGgctccaaaattttttagcccCGTTTAGTTCTCATGCTCCAATTCTACAAAAATTTTTCTCTTTGagccaaaaaaattcaaatctaaacaggcccttaaacGAATATGCTGATACACATgggtctgtttggttccccttgctaaattttagctaggtaaaattattttagctactcttagatgactaatagaactaaactattttagcttcttttagtcaatgtgtttagaACTTTACCTACTAAAgaaactaaagtttagctatctaaaatttagttggtggaacaaACAGGGCCATGCCATGCGTGCCAAGATGAATTGGGTCGTGTCTGCAGACGCGATTGCGATTGCTTTTTGTGGCGGTGAAGCTTGCGACCTGACCAGTTCGTTGCTCGTGCGGCCCGCCTACAGACTTCACCGCGCACTACCGCACgagtattaggccttgtttagttgaaaaaatttcgcgacattgtagcattttgtttgtttgtggtaatttgtccaattataaactaactagactcaaaagatttatctcgtcaattccgactaaactgtgcaattaatttttatttttgtttatatttaatactccatgcatgcgtctaaagatttgatgtgacgaggaatctttaaaaattttaggtttttgggtggaagtaaacaagaccttagttatTATTAACAAGATTTTAGTTAATTTAATTATAAGCTAGCTGACACGCAGCAAACCAGAGAATGTGTCAACGCAGATTCTGAACTGTTTGGAAGACTGCTTGCTTATTCAATTCCTCATCTTCCTGCATCGCACACTTTATACGCCGGCCAATAATGAAATACATAATGCATAGCTGGAATTGGTTtcacaaagaaaaagaaaacaaaagaaatgCAGCTGGAAGCAACGCACGCATGCAAATTATATAGCAGCATGCATTGTTGCCTCACACACTCCAACGACCTACTACAAAGCTAGCAGAGCTGCTTCCAAATGCATGGTGGGTAACACCTAGCAGCTCCTGTCGTTGCAAAATCAACATACACCGCGCTGTCTTAGAGCAAAGCTAATAATATATGCGGCTTTGCTAGTTATAAAGTTTCTTATAGCCTTCGCTTAGTTCATCCATATAATAATTAGCTCTCTAGTATTAACACATATAGTCAACTTGTAGCTCTCATAAAGTTTCTTGGTTCTTGTATCTAAACCAGCTGTAAGCTTAGAGtttgcttctcctctctcccctccAAGTAAGCATTTAACCAACTTACGTACAACCTGTTATTGTGCACTTGCTCTTAATCAAACTTAAATCCTctttctctccttttttttcttcccCCTTCGTTGATGAGTATAGTCCGGCTCCACTAGCTAGCCACCAAGCTCTgttgcttgagcttatctatccAATCTGCCAGctattcaacagtgtttttctattACAACAAATCAGTGAACAATACTTTTAGCTATGACTTTTCACCAACTCCTTTAATCTAGGGCAAGAGGGCCGAACCAACGGCGGTGGGCGCGGTGAGGGCGAGGCACTGTCGGCCATGAAGTAGAGGAAGATGTTAGGCAGGGCAACTATAAGAGTGTCCCTATATGACTGTAAAAGCATGGTGTGGTCATGTCAAAATAAGGGTGGGCAGTGGCGATAGGTTTAATGACGAAGAGCCTTCAAATACAAAGTATGGATCGAGGGGGGACAACGTCACACACCATGAACGAGTAGTGTTAAGGAAGAAACGTAGCAAATAGTGGCGAATCTAGAAAAAAATAGATTATTACTTAGTTAGAACATAGATTATtacttatatatatgtataaggGCCACTTATTGATTTCTCTAGAAGTCTATATGATGTTTCTACAGAGTCATTGATATCAGATGACATCAATACTTCTATAGTGGAACCCACTCCTAGGTAGCAGAGATAGAGGGAAGACAATATATATACTTCATTCGTTCTAGAAAAAATATAATTCAAGCACAATGTCATGTTTTAGTATTTTATTAAAATCTAACctattataaataaaaaatgttaCTTAATTCATAGTTACATGTTTTTACAGAGAAcatagaggagagagagagacgaaTCTTGATCCAACGGTTGAAAACTCAGGTGTCCTTTAGCTCTAAAACCCTCCACCTCTGAGTCAGAGTGGACaagttcaaatagtttactatcGTGACATATGTCGGACTGAAAAGGCCCTATGATGCATGCATGTTTTCTCTGACTCCGCCTTCATCCACTGTCAAAACTCAAAACACATAGCAACTCATGCATCACATCAAACGAAAATAACACTATCATGGCACCTGGTCTCAAGAAGTATTTTATTATTACCAATTCCACCCTATCTCGTTACacactaagaccttgtttacttcGTCAAAAAATTTAGTTTCATCTaccgtagtatttttatttttatttggtaataatTGTcggatcatagactaattagatttaaaagattcgttttataAATTATAGctgaattagttattttttattctatatttaatactccataaatacattccaaagattcaatataatagagaattttgaaaaaaaaatagaaattaaacagggcctaaatacTATACATAACATATTCATACTAGAGAGCAGTGTAATGTGAAGAGCGTGAGATGAAATGACAGTTTCCTCCCTCCATCATTTGATCGTTTCttcttcgtcttcttcttcgtcGCCGTCGTCACCACCTCACGCGCTGCCGCTCGATCTCATCTCCTTCCTCCGTCGTCCCTCTCGCCGTCTCCATCAACGCGGCTCCGTCGTCCTCACGCGCACACATATACATAAAAACATAAACGCTGGCAAGCATTCACTCCCTCCCACGCTAAAGCTGCCTGCTCCTCCATTTCGTCGCGTTGCCGTTGCCTCGCCTCGGCTCAGGCTCAGGCTCAGTCATCAGCGCCGCCATGGCTGACCGCGTCCACCCCATGCCATCTCCCTCCTCCTCCCCGCTTCCACCTCCGCCAGGGCGACGTCCACCCGACCACCATCACCAACAACCCTCCGTCGCCGACGACGACCCCgaccccgcggcggcggcgccggccacgGAGACGACGCCGCTGCACCCGTCCTTCTTCCACGACGACCACCCGCTCGCGCTCTCGCCGCCGCCAGGCACGTACATCATCCAGGTACCCAAAGACCAGGTCCTCCGCTCCCCACCGCCAGACCGCGCGCGCCGCTACAAGAAGCTGTCCGGCCGTCccgcgcggcgccgccgcctccgccgcgcgTGCTGCCTCGCCTGCGCCGCGCTCCTCGCcatcctcctcgccgccgccgccttcgtGGGCGCCGTCTTCCTCATCTTCCGCCCACGCCCGCCGTCCTTCTCCGTGCCTTCCCTCGCCGTCCGCGGCCTCGACGCCCTCGCCTCGGCCTCCTCTCCGCCGCTCTCCCCTTCGCTCGACGCCGCCGTGCGCGCGGACAACGGCCGGAACGGGAAGACGGGCGTGGAgtaccgcggcggcggcgacgtcgCGGTGTCGTACGCCGGGGAGCGGCTCGCGGCGGGGACGTGGCCGGCGTTCCGCCAGGCGCCGCGGAacgtgacggtggtcgcggtggCCATGCGTGGCCAGGGCGTGCGGCTCACGGACGCGCAGAGGACGCAGCTCGCCGCCGACCGGGCCGTGGCCGCCGTGCCGCTCACGGTGGAGGCGACGGTGCCCGTGCGGCTGCGGTTTGGGAAGGTGCTCCGGACGTGGACCGTCGACGTCAAGGCACGGTGCGAGGTGGCCGTCGACAGGCTGGACGGGAACGCCGCGGTGGTGAATAAGGGGTGCAGCGTCAGGGTAAAGCCgctatggtggtggtggtgatcgccgccggcgccggcgccgccggcggTCGTGTCCATACGCGTTGACGTTGTTAATGCCGCCTAATGTAAACGGCTAGTAATTATTGATTACAGTAATAATGCTCTAGCAGCGACGGTGCATTCTGCATTGAACAGAGATTACTTCTTGGAGTATATTTATTTACCTGTGAAGTAGTAAAATTGATTTGTACAAGAAGAAGGGATCCATTTTGGGGGAGTGTACTGACTGCTCCATCTGTTGCATATGACCATATGTAAAATGGTGAAATTATTGTAGATGACTTTATCCATTACTGAGAAAAGTAATTATTTTCAGATCATTTTGCTGCGTTATTGCTAATGAGATGAATATAgtacatctccaacaacttggtaaaattcacttgtcaaatcttgagttatagcaagttgctaatttgtttagcaaaagaaaaaaggatgtgtctccaataagttgttattctcacttggtaaaaatagaggatgacagatgggacccgctcacttggtaaaagaatatgtgtctccaacaagttgcgctcgggatagcaacttgacaaatctcggcaatagaaacctc from Sorghum bicolor cultivar BTx623 chromosome 8, Sorghum_bicolor_NCBIv3, whole genome shotgun sequence encodes:
- the LOC8071437 gene encoding NDR1/HIN1-like protein 13, yielding MADRVHPMPSPSSSPLPPPPGRRPPDHHHQQPSVADDDPDPAAAAPATETTPLHPSFFHDDHPLALSPPPGTYIIQVPKDQVLRSPPPDRARRYKKLSGRPARRRRLRRACCLACAALLAILLAAAAFVGAVFLIFRPRPPSFSVPSLAVRGLDALASASSPPLSPSLDAAVRADNGRNGKTGVEYRGGGDVAVSYAGERLAAGTWPAFRQAPRNVTVVAVAMRGQGVRLTDAQRTQLAADRAVAAVPLTVEATVPVRLRFGKVLRTWTVDVKARCEVAVDRLDGNAAVVNKGCSVRVKPLWWWW